A window of Sporichthya brevicatena contains these coding sequences:
- a CDS encoding ABC transporter ATP-binding protein translates to MLELTDVRAGYGGVTVLRDLSLWVPRGSVVALLGPNGAGKTTTLRVASGLLRPSGGRITVDGRPFPRGADAVSRAGICHVPEGRGVFPSLTVRENLLVQARGRNVGDAIEKATAAFPRLGQRLSQLAGTMSGGEQQMLALAKSYVSSPAYVLLDEVSMGLAPKVVDEIFEFLRRLASEGVALLLVEQYVTRALEIADYVFLLNHGRVAFRGEPGELDSSAIFAEYMGVGA, encoded by the coding sequence GTGCTCGAGCTGACCGACGTCCGCGCCGGGTACGGCGGCGTCACCGTGCTGCGCGACCTGTCGCTGTGGGTGCCGCGCGGCAGCGTCGTCGCGCTGCTCGGGCCGAACGGGGCCGGGAAGACCACGACGTTGCGCGTGGCGAGCGGGCTGCTGCGGCCGAGCGGTGGGCGCATCACCGTCGACGGGCGGCCGTTCCCCCGCGGCGCCGACGCGGTCTCGCGGGCCGGGATCTGTCATGTCCCCGAGGGGCGCGGGGTGTTCCCGTCGCTGACGGTGCGGGAGAACCTGCTGGTCCAGGCGCGGGGCAGGAACGTCGGCGACGCGATCGAGAAGGCGACCGCCGCGTTCCCACGGCTCGGGCAGCGGCTTTCCCAGCTCGCCGGGACGATGAGCGGCGGGGAGCAGCAGATGCTCGCGCTCGCGAAGTCCTACGTGTCGTCCCCCGCCTACGTCCTGCTCGACGAGGTGTCGATGGGGCTCGCGCCCAAGGTCGTCGACGAGATCTTCGAGTTCCTGCGCCGGCTCGCCTCCGAGGGCGTCGCGCTGCTGCTCGTCGAGCAGTACGTGACGCGGGCACTGGAGATCGCGGACTACGTCTTCCTGCTGAACCACGGGCGCGTCGCCTTCCGCGGCGAGCCCGGCGAACTGGACAGCTCGGCGATCTTCGCCGAGTACATGGGGGTGGGTGCGTGA
- a CDS encoding ABC transporter permease has translation MRDLRLMDAYLAVLVVGLAAGAIYALTATGLTLTYVTSGVFNLAHGSTGALGAYAYYEFRAKQGLPAWLSLLLVLGVVAPLFGLLLELLARRLAETTVAYKVVAVIGLQIGIVGLLIAHYGATPLVFPGFLPTDGFPLAGIVVGYDQLATFLIALGAVGALVVFFRFSALGTQMRAVVDNPALLALAGTSTSRVRRTAWVTGSVFAALSGILIAPTSGLDALFLSLLVLQAFGAAAVGLFRSLPLTLVGGLGIGVAQALVGKEVAQYQSLSGLPTAVPFLVLVVVLVTVKSSRLGAAGADRRLAPPLQIVPRPAKAPLLVLALVGAVLVPDLVGARLPLYATGAAFVVLFASLNLLVRTSGQISLCHAAFAALGGTTFHHLQDAGVPWLLALLGVGIVAVPAGALVALPAIRLTGIYLALATLGFGVLIQQLLFTTDFMFGALNNQPVARPSGFTSDRSFYYVLLVAAVVALALVAAINAGRLGRLLQAMADSPLALATAGTSVNVTKVLVFCISAWMAAIAGALLGAQGLSTSSQAFFPITSLLWLSVLAISGRGAVTAPIIAAALLTLPYGYISDPDVTELFLPGFGLAAIAAVLLTGRPTGRVAGGALASTREELRAKGGPVRARVAVAAGREV, from the coding sequence GTGCGGGATCTGCGGCTGATGGACGCCTATCTCGCCGTCCTCGTCGTCGGGCTCGCGGCGGGCGCGATCTACGCGCTGACCGCGACCGGCCTGACGCTCACCTACGTCACCAGCGGGGTCTTCAACCTCGCCCACGGGTCGACGGGCGCACTCGGCGCGTACGCCTACTACGAGTTCCGCGCGAAGCAGGGGCTGCCCGCGTGGCTGTCGCTGTTGCTCGTGCTCGGGGTGGTGGCGCCGCTGTTCGGCCTGCTGCTCGAACTGCTCGCGCGCCGGCTGGCCGAGACGACCGTCGCGTACAAGGTCGTGGCGGTGATCGGGCTGCAGATCGGCATCGTCGGGCTGTTGATCGCGCACTACGGCGCGACCCCGCTCGTGTTCCCCGGCTTCCTGCCGACCGACGGGTTCCCGCTCGCCGGCATCGTCGTCGGCTACGACCAGCTCGCGACGTTCCTCATCGCGCTCGGCGCGGTCGGCGCGCTGGTGGTGTTCTTCCGGTTCTCCGCCCTCGGCACGCAGATGCGCGCGGTCGTCGACAACCCGGCCCTGCTCGCGCTCGCCGGCACCAGCACCTCCCGCGTGCGCCGGACCGCGTGGGTGACGGGGTCGGTGTTCGCCGCGCTGTCGGGCATCCTCATCGCGCCGACCTCCGGGCTCGACGCGCTGTTCCTCTCCCTGCTCGTGCTGCAGGCGTTCGGCGCCGCGGCCGTCGGGCTGTTCCGCAGTCTCCCCCTCACGCTGGTCGGTGGCCTCGGGATCGGCGTCGCGCAGGCCCTGGTCGGCAAGGAGGTCGCGCAGTACCAGTCGCTGTCCGGCCTGCCGACCGCGGTCCCGTTCCTCGTCCTGGTGGTCGTGCTCGTGACGGTGAAGTCGTCGCGGCTCGGGGCCGCCGGCGCCGACCGCCGCCTCGCGCCGCCCCTGCAGATCGTCCCCCGCCCCGCGAAGGCGCCGCTGCTGGTGCTCGCCCTCGTCGGCGCGGTGCTCGTCCCCGACCTCGTCGGTGCGCGACTGCCGCTCTACGCGACCGGCGCCGCGTTCGTCGTCCTGTTCGCCTCGCTCAACCTCCTGGTGCGGACGTCGGGTCAGATCTCGCTGTGCCACGCGGCATTCGCGGCACTCGGCGGCACGACCTTCCACCACCTCCAGGACGCCGGGGTGCCGTGGCTGCTCGCGCTGCTCGGGGTCGGGATCGTCGCGGTCCCGGCCGGCGCGCTGGTGGCGCTGCCTGCGATCCGGCTCACCGGCATCTACCTGGCGCTGGCGACGCTGGGCTTCGGCGTACTGATCCAGCAGCTGCTCTTCACGACCGACTTCATGTTCGGGGCGCTGAACAACCAGCCCGTGGCGCGGCCCAGCGGATTCACCTCCGACCGCTCCTTCTACTACGTCCTGCTGGTGGCGGCGGTGGTCGCGCTCGCGCTGGTCGCGGCGATCAACGCCGGGCGACTCGGCCGCCTGCTGCAGGCGATGGCGGACAGCCCGCTGGCGCTGGCGACGGCCGGGACGAGCGTCAACGTCACCAAGGTGCTGGTGTTCTGCATCTCCGCGTGGATGGCCGCGATCGCCGGCGCGCTGCTCGGCGCGCAGGGGTTGTCGACGTCCAGCCAGGCGTTCTTCCCGATCACCTCGCTGCTCTGGCTCTCCGTGCTCGCGATCAGCGGGCGCGGGGCGGTGACCGCGCCGATCATCGCCGCGGCGCTGCTCACGCTGCCGTACGGCTACATCAGCGACCCCGACGTCACCGAGCTGTTCCTCCCCGGCTTCGGGCTCGCCGCGATCGCGGCCGTTCTTCTGACGGGGCGTCCGACCGGCCGCGTCGCCGGCGGGGCACTCGCGAGCACCCGTGAGGAGCTCCGGGCCAAGGGCGGGCCGGTGCGGGCCCGCGTGGCCGTCGCTGCGGGCCGGGAGGTATGA
- a CDS encoding ABC transporter substrate-binding protein yields the protein MSGPRFRAFPAALAPALASVLALALLAGCGTRLTQDELVAMNGGAVTTVPGADPAGTAADVPGAVQADPGAPAPDPNAAAPGAQPVATPVAGGTAAKPGTTTATTAPGASTSGGGKSSRPATAALKTDNKPLTICSISEMGGPAGAALAQGVNGMQAWVGDVNSRGGVAGHQIRLVVKDSGSDPNVALSHARACVENEGAVAIVGSMAPFTSRGMMGYLQSKGVPAIGGDCGSSAWNDSPVMFNQCPAVATNYWSLAAEAARSGAQNKKFGFLYCQEAQTCAEGKRFMIDEKFVAQNGLELAYSKQFSLTQLDFTSECSAMKSAGVTAVTIVADPSALQRMGQSCSRQGFNPIYVLSYASVYPDTPTKAGLANIRLALPVVPFCCVTGADAENETFQRYLTSFQRYGGGKEPGPAAIIGFTAGLLFERFVLGVAETTPTVSSAALLKAAGGLKKETLGGMVAPITLTPGQKTPDTKCWSVMEARNGGAFTTPYGLTMSCRK from the coding sequence ATGTCCGGCCCCCGATTCCGCGCCTTCCCCGCCGCGCTCGCGCCGGCGCTGGCGTCGGTGCTGGCACTGGCGCTGCTGGCCGGGTGCGGGACGCGCCTGACGCAGGACGAGCTCGTCGCGATGAACGGCGGGGCGGTCACGACGGTCCCGGGCGCCGACCCGGCCGGCACGGCCGCCGACGTCCCCGGCGCCGTCCAGGCCGACCCCGGCGCGCCGGCGCCCGACCCGAACGCCGCGGCCCCGGGCGCCCAGCCCGTCGCGACCCCGGTCGCCGGCGGCACGGCCGCCAAGCCCGGGACGACGACCGCGACGACGGCCCCGGGGGCGAGCACCTCGGGCGGCGGGAAGAGCAGCCGCCCCGCGACCGCCGCGCTGAAGACGGACAACAAGCCGCTCACCATCTGCTCGATCTCGGAGATGGGTGGTCCGGCCGGTGCCGCGCTGGCCCAGGGCGTCAACGGTATGCAGGCCTGGGTCGGTGACGTGAACTCCCGCGGCGGCGTGGCGGGGCATCAGATCCGCCTCGTGGTGAAGGACTCGGGGTCGGACCCCAACGTGGCCCTGTCGCACGCGCGGGCGTGTGTGGAGAACGAAGGTGCGGTCGCGATCGTCGGCTCGATGGCGCCGTTCACCAGCCGCGGCATGATGGGTTACCTGCAGAGCAAGGGTGTTCCCGCCATCGGCGGTGACTGCGGCTCCAGCGCCTGGAACGACTCGCCGGTGATGTTCAACCAGTGCCCGGCGGTCGCGACCAACTACTGGTCGCTGGCGGCCGAGGCCGCACGGTCCGGCGCGCAGAACAAGAAGTTCGGCTTCCTCTACTGCCAGGAGGCGCAGACCTGCGCCGAGGGCAAGCGATTCATGATCGACGAGAAGTTCGTCGCTCAGAACGGGCTGGAGCTCGCCTACAGCAAGCAGTTCAGCCTCACCCAGCTCGACTTCACGAGCGAGTGCTCCGCGATGAAGTCGGCGGGAGTCACGGCCGTGACGATCGTGGCCGACCCGTCCGCGCTCCAGCGCATGGGGCAGTCCTGCTCCCGACAGGGCTTCAACCCGATCTACGTCCTGTCGTACGCGAGCGTGTACCCGGACACCCCCACCAAGGCCGGACTCGCGAACATCCGGTTGGCCCTGCCGGTCGTTCCCTTCTGCTGCGTCACCGGCGCCGACGCCGAGAACGAGACCTTTCAGCGTTACCTGACCAGCTTTCAGCGCTACGGCGGCGGCAAGGAGCCCGGGCCGGCGGCCATCATCGGCTTCACCGCCGGCCTGTTGTTCGAGCGCTTCGTTCTCGGCGTTGCCGAGACGACCCCGACCGTCTCGTCGGCGGCCCTGCTCAAGGCCGCCGGTGGGCTGAAGAAGGAGACGCTCGGCGGCATGGTCGCCCCGATCACGCTGACGCCCGGCCAGAAGACACCGGACACGAAGTGTTGGTCCGTGATGGAGGCGAGAAACGGTGGCGCCTTCACCACCCCGTACGGATTGACGATGTCATGCCGGAAGTGA